In the genome of Rhodoplanes sp. Z2-YC6860, one region contains:
- a CDS encoding hydroxymethylglutaryl-CoA lyase, whose protein sequence is MSNSKTAKADIDVLVSEVGPRDGLQSVKRTMPTTAKLDWIAALADAGLREIEVGSFVSPKLLPQMADCADVVAGARPIDGLTVLALVPNLKGAERAFAAGVDKVTMPVSASRAHSKSNINMTPEQAVEQVAAVCRLRAERPDYRHIEVEAGVATAFGCTMEGAVSEDWVMQLAGMLVKAGADSVCLSDTTGYANPAQIKRMFKRLHAEIGDKCGGAHLHNTRGQGLANVVAALDAGVMTFDSSQGGLGGCPYAPGATGNIVTEDLVFLLESMGLRTGIDLDKLIGARSKVLAGLPGETLYGNVADAGLPKGFQYASGGRPA, encoded by the coding sequence ATGTCCAATTCCAAGACCGCCAAAGCCGATATCGATGTCCTGGTCAGCGAGGTCGGCCCGCGCGACGGCCTGCAAAGCGTCAAGCGAACGATGCCGACCACGGCGAAGCTAGACTGGATCGCGGCGCTGGCCGACGCGGGCCTGCGCGAGATCGAAGTCGGCTCGTTCGTGTCGCCGAAGCTCCTGCCGCAGATGGCGGACTGCGCCGACGTCGTGGCCGGCGCCCGCCCGATCGACGGACTGACCGTTCTCGCGCTGGTCCCGAACCTCAAAGGTGCCGAACGCGCGTTCGCGGCCGGCGTTGACAAGGTCACCATGCCGGTCTCGGCCTCGCGGGCGCACTCGAAGTCGAACATCAACATGACGCCGGAACAGGCCGTGGAGCAGGTCGCCGCCGTTTGCCGTCTGCGCGCCGAGCGTCCGGACTATCGTCACATCGAAGTCGAAGCCGGCGTCGCCACCGCATTCGGCTGCACCATGGAGGGCGCGGTGTCCGAAGACTGGGTGATGCAGCTCGCTGGGATGCTGGTGAAAGCCGGCGCCGACTCGGTCTGCCTCTCCGACACGACGGGTTACGCCAACCCGGCGCAGATCAAGCGCATGTTCAAGCGCCTGCACGCGGAAATCGGCGACAAGTGCGGCGGCGCCCATCTGCACAACACGCGCGGCCAAGGCCTCGCCAATGTCGTCGCGGCCCTCGATGCCGGGGTGATGACATTCGATTCCAGCCAGGGCGGGCTCGGCGGCTGTCCCTACGCGCCGGGCGCCACCGGCAACATCGTCACAGAAGATCTCGTTTTCCTCCTGGAATCGATGGGGCTACGGACCGGCATCGACCTCGACAAGCTGATCGGCGCACGCTCCAAGGTGCTCGCAGGACTGCCGGGCGAGACGCTGTACGGCAATGTTGCGGATGCGGGCTTGCCCAAGGGCTTTCAATACGCGTCCGGCGGGAGGCCCGCTTGA
- a CDS encoding MmgE/PrpD family protein produces MAQESLQLAEYAAGLSLRDIPGPVIQRAKDAIADTIAAIAFGAHLPWSRIIVGYAQKRGAGGKAYVFAPGGAKLQAPAAAFANGSLAHAFEMDNLTWPNTGVHPGATMAMPALAVAQERGLGGRALLEAVVAGSELMIRVGRATKHNNETRGFHAPGTTGPFGSAAAVGRLLRFDAPMMLNALGIAGSTSAGLLEFAKSGTGAMVKRLHLGRAAESGIMAAHLAEQGFTGPVSVLEGQFGFLNVYCGEHDLPALTRGLGSEWASLRIMLKRFPVHITSHTSVQAIEDLRREHGYAGSDVASIAVAGTPKMASVHNIPEPADLMLAQYSLPFNVALAHYKDARDPASFNMKNFNDPAIRALAKLVTVTVADEAAHGHTIASTVTVTLKDGRVLTRRVDSFKGTPEQPLSVEEMREKFLLLTRHCDGKAMARLFERLQNLENEKSLDFVKVDAAKARKAVTVKRAASAQKKPVKRAKAR; encoded by the coding sequence ATGGCGCAGGAAAGCTTGCAACTGGCGGAATACGCGGCGGGACTGAGCCTTCGCGACATCCCGGGGCCGGTCATCCAGCGGGCCAAGGACGCCATTGCCGACACCATCGCGGCGATCGCGTTTGGCGCGCATCTGCCCTGGAGCCGGATCATCGTGGGCTATGCGCAAAAGCGCGGCGCGGGCGGCAAAGCCTACGTGTTCGCGCCGGGTGGCGCCAAGCTCCAGGCGCCGGCTGCGGCTTTCGCCAACGGCAGCCTGGCGCACGCCTTCGAGATGGACAACCTGACCTGGCCGAACACCGGAGTGCACCCAGGCGCCACCATGGCGATGCCTGCGTTGGCCGTGGCGCAGGAGCGCGGCCTCGGCGGCCGGGCGCTGCTCGAGGCCGTGGTGGCGGGCAGCGAGCTGATGATCCGGGTCGGGCGCGCGACCAAACACAATAACGAGACCCGCGGCTTTCATGCGCCCGGCACCACCGGGCCATTCGGCTCGGCGGCGGCGGTCGGGCGGCTGCTCAGGTTCGACGCGCCGATGATGCTCAATGCGCTCGGCATCGCCGGCTCGACCTCGGCGGGACTTCTGGAATTTGCCAAGTCCGGCACCGGCGCCATGGTGAAGCGGCTGCATCTCGGCCGCGCGGCGGAAAGCGGCATCATGGCCGCACACCTTGCCGAACAGGGCTTCACCGGGCCGGTCAGCGTGCTGGAGGGCCAGTTCGGCTTCCTCAACGTCTATTGCGGCGAGCACGACCTCCCGGCGCTGACCCGCGGGCTCGGCAGCGAATGGGCGAGCCTGCGCATCATGCTCAAGCGCTTTCCGGTGCACATCACCTCGCACACCTCGGTGCAGGCGATCGAAGACCTTCGCCGCGAGCACGGCTATGCGGGCTCCGATGTCGCTTCAATCGCGGTCGCCGGCACGCCGAAGATGGCGAGCGTGCACAACATCCCCGAACCTGCCGACCTGATGCTGGCGCAGTATTCGCTGCCGTTCAACGTGGCGCTCGCGCACTACAAGGATGCGCGCGATCCGGCCTCGTTCAACATGAAGAACTTCAACGATCCGGCGATCCGTGCGTTGGCAAAGCTCGTGACTGTCACGGTCGCTGATGAAGCCGCGCACGGCCACACCATCGCCTCTACCGTCACCGTCACGCTGAAGGACGGCCGCGTGCTGACGCGCCGCGTCGACAGCTTCAAGGGCACGCCGGAGCAGCCGCTCAGCGTCGAGGAGATGCGCGAGAAGTTCCTGCTGCTGACGCGGCATTGCGACGGCAAGGCGATGGCGCGGCTGTTCGAGCGGCTGCAGAACCTGGAAAACGAAAAGAGCCTCGACTTCGTCAAGGTCGACGCCGCCAAAGCGCGCAAGGCCGTGACGGTGAAGCGCGCCGCCTCGGCGCAGAAGAAGCCGGTCAAGCGAGCGAAAGCGAGATGA
- a CDS encoding SOS response-associated peptidase — MCGRYLITTVPEAIRALFRYREQPNFPPRYNVAPTQPVPIVRMTDGDKHFALVRWGLIPPWVKDQRGFSLLINARAETIHDKPAFRNAMKRRRCLFPADGFYEWKSDGSRKRPFVARPTDGKPMAFAGLWENWIGPNGEEVETAAIITTDANREMGAVHHRAPVIVPPEQFDFWLDCRNVSEQEASSLFTRAPDGSMEVYEVSSAVNRVANDTADLLNPYDPSTEPAPEPPKPKAPRKAPRPQPEDTGQGSLF, encoded by the coding sequence ATGTGCGGACGTTATCTCATAACGACGGTGCCTGAGGCGATCCGCGCGCTGTTTCGCTACCGGGAGCAGCCGAACTTTCCGCCGCGCTACAACGTGGCCCCGACCCAGCCGGTGCCGATCGTGCGCATGACCGATGGCGACAAGCATTTCGCGCTGGTGCGCTGGGGCCTGATCCCGCCCTGGGTGAAGGACCAGCGGGGCTTTTCACTCCTCATCAACGCGCGGGCCGAGACGATCCACGACAAGCCTGCCTTTCGAAACGCCATGAAGCGGCGGCGTTGCCTGTTTCCGGCGGACGGCTTCTACGAATGGAAGAGCGACGGCTCGCGCAAGCGGCCGTTCGTGGCGCGGCCGACCGACGGCAAGCCGATGGCGTTCGCCGGGCTCTGGGAGAACTGGATCGGCCCGAACGGCGAGGAGGTCGAGACCGCGGCGATCATCACCACGGATGCCAACAGGGAGATGGGCGCGGTGCATCACCGCGCGCCGGTGATCGTGCCGCCGGAGCAGTTCGACTTCTGGCTCGACTGCCGGAACGTGAGCGAGCAGGAGGCGTCGTCGCTGTTCACGCGCGCACCCGATGGTTCGATGGAGGTCTATGAGGTTTCCAGCGCGGTGAACCGCGTCGCCAACGACACGGCGGACCTGCTCAACCCTTACGACCCGAGCACCGAGCCCGCGCCCGAACCGCCGAAGCCCAAGGCGCCGCGCAAAGCACCACGGCCGCAGCCCGAGGACACGGGGCAAGGCTCGTTGTTCTGA
- a CDS encoding L-threonylcarbamoyladenylate synthase: MTGPITPAKPTPGKVPTRVIPNEAGAAAEAAACLAGGGLVAFPTETVYGLGADATNATAVAKLYAAKGRPSFNPLIAHVIDLPAARRLAVFDATAERLAAKFWPGPLTLVLKKRTGCPVADLATAGLDSIAVRVPDHELAREIIKRLGHPVVAPSANRSGHVSPTTAKHVLDDLQGRVDLIIDGGPAAVGVESTIVALLDRPLLLRPGGLPRNEIRRVLGKDPDDAPASVMDPEALIAPGMMASHYAPRTTLRLNATDVKPGEALLAFGANLPKGTENAVRVLNLSPAGDLLEAAANLFSDLRTLDAAEATGIAVMKVPFEGLGEAINDRLARAAAPRDN; the protein is encoded by the coding sequence ATGACCGGCCCAATCACACCCGCGAAACCCACGCCCGGCAAAGTCCCGACGCGCGTCATCCCGAACGAGGCCGGCGCGGCCGCCGAGGCGGCGGCGTGCCTTGCGGGCGGTGGCCTCGTGGCGTTTCCGACCGAGACGGTTTACGGGCTCGGCGCCGACGCGACCAACGCCACGGCGGTGGCGAAGCTCTATGCCGCAAAGGGCCGGCCATCGTTCAATCCGCTCATCGCCCATGTGATCGATCTGCCGGCGGCGCGGCGGCTCGCGGTGTTCGACGCCACGGCCGAGCGGCTCGCCGCGAAGTTCTGGCCGGGGCCGTTGACGCTCGTTCTGAAGAAACGCACCGGCTGTCCGGTGGCCGATCTTGCCACCGCCGGCCTCGACAGCATCGCGGTGCGGGTGCCGGACCATGAGCTCGCCCGCGAGATCATCAAGCGGCTCGGCCATCCGGTGGTCGCGCCGTCAGCCAACCGGTCGGGCCACGTGTCGCCGACCACGGCCAAGCACGTGCTCGACGACCTCCAAGGCCGCGTTGACCTGATCATCGACGGCGGCCCTGCGGCGGTGGGCGTGGAGTCGACCATCGTGGCGCTGCTCGACCGGCCGCTGCTCCTTCGCCCCGGCGGGCTGCCGCGTAACGAGATCCGGCGGGTGCTGGGCAAGGACCCGGACGATGCGCCGGCCAGCGTCATGGACCCGGAAGCATTGATCGCGCCCGGCATGATGGCGTCGCACTACGCGCCGCGGACGACGCTGCGGCTCAATGCGACCGACGTGAAGCCTGGCGAGGCGCTGCTCGCCTTCGGCGCGAATTTGCCGAAGGGCACCGAGAACGCCGTGCGCGTGCTGAACCTCTCGCCCGCGGGCGACCTGCTCGAGGCCGCGGCGAACCTGTTTTCCGACCTGCGCACGCTCGACGCCGCCGAAGCAACGGGAATCGCGGTGATGAAGGTGCCGTTCGAAGGCCTCGGCGAGGCGATCAACGACCGCCTTGCCCGCGCGGCTGCGCCGCGAGACAATTAG
- the recQ gene encoding DNA helicase RecQ — MQADPLSILKTIYGYDAFRGQQREIIEHVIAGNNAFVLMPTGGGKSLCYQIPALVRSGIGLVVSPLIALMDDQVAALRQAGVKASALNSQLWGTEKDLLWRDIERGEMDLLYMAPETLLKSLDRLKSAPLSIIAIDEAHCVSQWGHDFRPEYRALDCLANIFSDVPRMALTATADAPTRAEIVEHLKIGADNSFVAGFDRPNIRYGAAEKTGATQQMLRFLESRRGESGIVYCLSKRKTEEVAATLNDHGHTALPYHAGMEMKARQTNQRRFQHEQGLIMVATIAFGMGIDKPDVRFVLHVDLPGSIEAYYQETGRAGRDGLPSEVLMLYGAGDMALRRRFIDATEAPDARKRMEHRKLDALLGFAESCQCRRQVLLRYFGDNCEPCGNCDVCLDPPQTFDGTLDAQKLLSCIYRTGERFGQAHVISVLLGETDERIERLGHDKLSTFGIGTAHDRNAWRSIIRQLVAHGLIDVDVAGHGGLSISAKGREFLREKPPLSLRVVKKAKPKGKSARREAKEALPAADRILFDKLRARRLELAKAGNVPPYVIFHDKTLMEMAARTPRSAAELAGISGVGEAKLARYGEAFLSVIKEHG, encoded by the coding sequence GTGCAGGCTGACCCGCTCTCCATTCTGAAGACGATTTACGGCTATGACGCCTTCCGCGGGCAGCAACGGGAGATCATCGAGCATGTGATCGCCGGAAACAACGCCTTCGTCCTGATGCCGACCGGCGGCGGCAAGTCGCTCTGCTACCAGATCCCGGCGCTGGTCCGCTCGGGCATCGGCCTGGTCGTGTCGCCGCTGATCGCCCTGATGGACGATCAGGTGGCGGCGCTCAGACAGGCCGGCGTGAAGGCTTCGGCACTCAATTCCCAGCTCTGGGGCACGGAAAAGGATCTTCTCTGGCGCGACATCGAGCGCGGCGAGATGGACCTCCTCTACATGGCGCCGGAAACGCTGTTGAAGAGTCTCGACCGGCTGAAGTCGGCACCGCTCTCCATCATCGCCATCGACGAGGCCCACTGCGTTTCACAGTGGGGCCATGATTTCCGGCCCGAGTACCGCGCGCTCGACTGCCTCGCGAACATCTTTTCCGACGTGCCGCGCATGGCCCTCACCGCCACGGCAGACGCACCAACCAGAGCCGAGATCGTCGAACACCTCAAGATCGGCGCTGACAACAGCTTCGTCGCCGGCTTCGACCGCCCCAACATCCGCTATGGCGCCGCCGAAAAGACCGGCGCGACGCAGCAGATGCTTCGCTTTCTCGAGTCCCGCAGGGGCGAGAGCGGCATCGTCTATTGCCTGTCCAAGCGCAAGACCGAGGAAGTCGCCGCCACCCTCAACGACCACGGTCACACTGCGCTGCCCTACCATGCCGGCATGGAAATGAAGGCGCGGCAAACCAACCAGCGCCGCTTCCAGCATGAGCAAGGCCTGATCATGGTGGCCACCATCGCGTTCGGCATGGGCATCGACAAGCCCGATGTGCGCTTTGTGCTGCATGTCGATTTGCCCGGCAGCATCGAAGCCTACTACCAGGAAACCGGCCGCGCGGGCCGCGACGGTCTGCCGTCCGAAGTGCTGATGCTCTATGGCGCCGGCGACATGGCGCTGCGCCGCCGCTTCATCGACGCCACGGAGGCGCCCGATGCGCGCAAGCGCATGGAGCATCGCAAGCTCGACGCCCTCCTGGGCTTTGCAGAGTCCTGCCAGTGCCGCCGGCAGGTGCTGTTGCGTTACTTCGGCGACAATTGCGAGCCTTGCGGCAATTGCGACGTCTGCCTCGACCCGCCGCAGACGTTCGACGGCACGCTCGACGCCCAGAAGCTTCTGTCCTGCATCTACCGCACCGGCGAGCGCTTCGGGCAGGCGCACGTCATCTCGGTTCTGCTCGGCGAGACCGACGAGCGCATCGAGCGCCTGGGCCACGACAAGCTGTCCACGTTCGGCATCGGCACGGCGCACGACCGCAACGCCTGGCGCTCGATCATCCGCCAGCTGGTGGCGCATGGACTGATCGACGTCGACGTGGCGGGCCATGGCGGCCTGTCGATCTCCGCCAAGGGCCGCGAGTTCCTGCGCGAGAAGCCGCCGTTGAGCCTGCGCGTGGTGAAGAAGGCCAAACCGAAAGGAAAGTCCGCGCGCCGGGAGGCCAAGGAGGCGCTACCGGCTGCGGACCGCATCCTGTTCGACAAGTTGCGCGCCCGGCGGCTGGAACTGGCCAAAGCCGGGAACGTGCCGCCCTACGTCATCTTTCACGACAAGACGCTGATGGAGATGGCCGCACGCACGCCACGGTCCGCAGCCGAGCTTGCCGGCATCTCCGGCGTCGGCGAAGCCAAGCTCGCGCGGTACGGGGAAGCCTTCCTCTCGGTCATCAAAGAGCACGGATGA
- the pip gene encoding prolyl aminopeptidase translates to MAHDVGHGRTEAAAPLTSEQFPVGDGHELYVESVGREGGIPAVYLHGGPGSGCQPDHRRLFDPERFHAVLFDQRGCGRSRPKGSRDNNTTAHLIADMEAIRKKFGFERWMVVGGSWGATLALAYAEAHPERVSGLVLRATFLGTFEEIEAGFGQRLSCFYPELYEDFLGLLPEAERDRPLEAYWRRILSDDAAVHGPAARAWHDVERILSEHAPKRTRLDAAAIKSGKGLPATPFMEAHYFVNDCFMRPNQILEDAGRLTGIPGIIVQGRYDLLCPPATAHAVAKRWTGSEIRIVEGAGHTLYDPGIRDAVTKAIADVASLMSAGDAASSAT, encoded by the coding sequence ATGGCGCATGACGTAGGCCACGGGCGCACCGAAGCGGCTGCGCCGCTGACGTCAGAGCAGTTTCCTGTCGGCGATGGCCACGAACTCTATGTCGAGAGTGTTGGCCGCGAAGGTGGCATTCCGGCCGTATACCTCCATGGCGGTCCGGGATCCGGTTGCCAGCCGGATCATCGCCGGCTGTTTGATCCCGAGCGTTTTCATGCCGTGCTGTTCGACCAACGCGGCTGCGGCCGCAGCCGGCCGAAAGGCAGCCGCGACAACAATACGACGGCGCATCTGATCGCCGACATGGAAGCGATCCGAAAAAAGTTCGGCTTCGAACGCTGGATGGTGGTCGGCGGCTCCTGGGGCGCCACGCTGGCGCTCGCTTATGCGGAGGCGCACCCGGAGCGCGTTTCAGGCCTCGTGTTGCGTGCGACCTTTCTCGGCACGTTCGAGGAGATCGAAGCCGGCTTTGGCCAAAGGCTTTCCTGCTTCTATCCCGAGCTGTATGAGGATTTTCTGGGCCTTCTCCCCGAGGCGGAGCGTGACCGGCCGCTCGAGGCCTATTGGCGCCGCATCCTCTCCGACGACGCCGCCGTGCATGGACCCGCGGCGCGCGCCTGGCACGACGTCGAGCGCATCTTGTCGGAGCACGCACCGAAACGCACACGGCTCGATGCTGCGGCAATAAAATCCGGCAAAGGCTTGCCCGCAACCCCCTTCATGGAAGCGCATTATTTCGTCAACGACTGCTTCATGCGGCCGAACCAGATTCTCGAAGACGCCGGCAGGCTCACCGGTATTCCCGGCATCATCGTGCAAGGCCGCTACGATTTGCTCTGTCCGCCCGCGACCGCTCACGCGGTCGCCAAACGCTGGACCGGCAGCGAAATCCGCATCGTTGAAGGCGCGGGTCACACGCTCTACGACCCTGGCATACGCGACGCCGTGACGAAGGCTATTGCTGACGTCGCGTCATTGATGTCCGCGGGCGATGCGGCAAGTTCTGCTACTTGA
- a CDS encoding FAD-binding oxidoreductase: MNEMSKPITAVSPQTLQRLIAVVGEKNAITDKDKQTPYLVEFRALWTGHTPVVLRPGSTQEISELLKICYETSTAIIPQGGNTGLVGGQIPHNGEVLLSLNRMDKIREVDPVSNTITCEAGVTLQRAREAAANVDRLYPQLLPSEGSCTIGGNLSTNAGGTAALTHGVARSHALGLEVVLADGRIMNNLNKLKKDNTGYDLRDLFIGAEGTLGVITAAVLRMVPRPKSVETAWAAIPNVQAAVDLLGLATELTAGGVTSFEIMAREGIDIVLRHGSGVRDPLSTPSPYSVLIELSSQRTEGLRDSMEQILAAGLEKGLVLDATICDSLEQAKTFWRIRELFGEMQGREGGSIKHDISVPVARIPAFIEEANAAAIKLIPGCRPMPFGHVGDGNIHYNITQPVGADKAAYLKRWDDMNDVVYKIVLKYGGSVSAEHGVGIVKRDYLPKIKDPVAYDLMKTLKRTLDPKGILNPGKVL; the protein is encoded by the coding sequence ATGAACGAAATGAGCAAGCCCATCACCGCCGTGTCGCCGCAGACCTTGCAACGGCTGATCGCGGTGGTCGGCGAGAAGAACGCGATCACCGACAAGGACAAGCAGACGCCGTATCTGGTCGAATTCCGCGCGCTGTGGACCGGGCATACGCCGGTGGTGCTGCGGCCGGGCTCGACGCAGGAGATCTCGGAGCTTCTGAAAATCTGCTACGAGACCTCGACGGCGATCATCCCGCAGGGCGGCAACACCGGCCTCGTTGGCGGCCAGATCCCGCACAACGGCGAGGTGCTGCTGTCGCTCAACCGGATGGACAAGATTCGCGAGGTCGATCCGGTGTCGAACACCATCACCTGCGAGGCCGGCGTCACGCTGCAGCGCGCGCGTGAGGCTGCGGCCAATGTCGACCGGCTCTACCCGCAGCTCCTGCCGTCCGAGGGAAGCTGCACGATCGGCGGCAATCTCTCGACCAACGCCGGCGGCACGGCCGCGCTGACGCACGGCGTCGCGCGCTCGCACGCGCTCGGGCTCGAAGTGGTGCTGGCCGACGGCCGCATCATGAACAACCTCAACAAGCTGAAGAAGGACAACACCGGCTACGACCTGCGCGACCTGTTCATCGGCGCCGAAGGCACGCTCGGCGTCATCACCGCGGCGGTGCTGCGCATGGTGCCGCGGCCGAAGTCGGTGGAGACGGCGTGGGCCGCGATCCCGAACGTGCAGGCTGCAGTCGATCTGCTCGGGCTTGCAACGGAGCTCACCGCCGGCGGCGTGACGAGCTTCGAGATCATGGCGCGCGAGGGCATCGACATCGTGCTACGGCACGGCTCTGGTGTGCGCGATCCGCTTTCGACGCCGTCGCCCTATTCGGTGCTGATCGAGCTGTCGTCGCAGCGCACGGAGGGTCTTCGCGACTCGATGGAACAGATCCTGGCCGCGGGCCTGGAGAAGGGCCTCGTGCTCGACGCCACGATCTGCGACAGCCTCGAGCAGGCGAAAACATTCTGGCGCATCCGCGAACTGTTCGGCGAGATGCAGGGCCGCGAGGGCGGCTCGATCAAGCACGACATATCGGTGCCGGTCGCGAGAATTCCGGCCTTCATCGAAGAGGCCAATGCCGCGGCGATCAAGCTCATCCCCGGCTGCCGGCCGATGCCGTTCGGCCATGTCGGCGACGGCAACATCCACTACAACATCACGCAGCCGGTCGGCGCCGACAAGGCCGCGTATTTGAAGCGCTGGGACGACATGAACGACGTGGTCTACAAGATCGTGCTGAAGTACGGCGGCTCGGTCTCGGCCGAGCACGGCGTCGGCATCGTCAAGCGCGACTACCTGCCGAAGATCAAGGACCCGGTGGCCTACGATCTGATGAAGACGCTCAAGCGCACGCTCGACCCGAAGGGCATTCTGAATCCCGGCAAGGTGCTGTGA
- a CDS encoding Lin0512 family protein, which translates to MARVRCITEMGMGVDVHGRDATKAAKRAVSDAIRHSSLGFVRMLGKTPHDMFVDVTIGVPNPDAVDTSAVAKELPYGTVTVKAVKGGLDIPAESGGDAITIANAAVIVSLDDGK; encoded by the coding sequence ATGGCACGCGTGCGCTGTATCACCGAGATGGGCATGGGCGTCGATGTTCACGGGCGCGACGCCACCAAGGCGGCCAAGCGGGCGGTCTCGGATGCGATCCGCCATTCCAGCCTCGGCTTTGTCAGGATGCTGGGGAAGACGCCGCACGACATGTTTGTCGATGTCACCATCGGCGTTCCGAACCCGGACGCGGTTGACACGTCAGCGGTCGCGAAGGAACTCCCCTACGGGACGGTGACCGTCAAGGCGGTCAAAGGCGGATTGGACATTCCGGCCGAAAGCGGCGGCGATGCCATCACCATTGCCAACGCGGCGGTGATCGTGAGTTTGGACGACGGCAAGTGA
- a CDS encoding IclR family transcriptional regulator — MARDKGDTAASEQKVEAVERALTILDAFGDGSASLSLGELAERTQLYRSTILRLAASLERFGYLNRGVDGRFRLGPTLWRLGVQYQNAFNLADYVRPVLQELVAAAGETAAFYVREGERRICLYRQHASRLIGHHLEEGADLPLDRGASARVLVAFTDGKGAIYDRVRDAGIYVSKGERDADTAAVAVPVFGRGRAFVGALGVTGPISRFDEKRIKTMSAVLSSAAQKLSKTIGGT; from the coding sequence ATGGCCCGAGACAAGGGTGACACCGCCGCATCGGAGCAGAAGGTCGAGGCCGTCGAGCGGGCGCTGACGATCCTGGACGCGTTCGGCGACGGATCGGCGAGCCTCTCGCTCGGCGAACTGGCCGAGCGCACGCAGCTCTATCGCAGCACGATCTTGCGGCTCGCTGCCTCGCTCGAGCGGTTCGGCTATCTCAACCGCGGTGTCGACGGCCGCTTCCGGTTGGGACCGACGCTGTGGCGACTCGGCGTGCAGTACCAGAATGCTTTCAATCTCGCCGACTATGTGCGTCCGGTCCTGCAAGAGCTCGTCGCAGCCGCCGGCGAGACCGCGGCGTTCTACGTGCGCGAAGGCGAACGCCGGATTTGCCTCTACCGCCAGCACGCCTCCCGCCTGATCGGCCATCATCTGGAGGAGGGGGCCGATCTGCCGTTGGACCGCGGCGCGAGCGCACGCGTCCTTGTTGCGTTCACCGACGGCAAAGGTGCGATCTACGACCGGGTGCGAGACGCCGGCATCTATGTTTCAAAAGGCGAGCGCGACGCCGACACGGCCGCGGTCGCGGTGCCGGTATTCGGGCGCGGCCGCGCCTTTGTCGGCGCGCTCGGCGTCACCGGACCGATCAGCCGGTTCGACGAAAAGCGGATCAAGACGATGAGCGCTGTCCTGTCGTCCGCAGCGCAAAAGCTGTCGAAGACGATCGGCGGCACTTGA
- a CDS encoding NUDIX hydrolase yields MSTTAPAQNSSAQDTQAQDTQAQDPRAYPDRPFLAVSAAIIRDGRVLVTQRARGPALGIWTMPGGVVEAGETLAEALIREIQEETALTIEPVSLAGHREVVVRDSGGRASRHFVILCFASRWISGEPKLNEELSDARWLRLEELASLKTTEGLAEIVATAFERMKIAG; encoded by the coding sequence GTGAGCACAACAGCCCCCGCCCAGAACTCCAGCGCGCAAGACACCCAGGCACAAGACACCCAGGCACAAGACCCGCGCGCTTATCCCGACCGCCCGTTCCTCGCAGTCAGCGCTGCCATCATCCGTGACGGCCGCGTGCTGGTGACGCAGCGCGCGCGCGGTCCCGCGCTCGGCATCTGGACCATGCCAGGTGGCGTGGTCGAAGCTGGCGAAACGCTCGCCGAGGCGCTGATCCGCGAAATCCAGGAGGAGACCGCGCTGACCATCGAGCCGGTGTCGCTTGCCGGCCATCGCGAAGTGGTGGTGCGCGACAGCGGCGGCCGCGCCTCGCGCCACTTCGTGATCCTGTGCTTCGCCTCGCGCTGGATCTCCGGCGAGCCGAAGCTGAACGAGGAATTGTCGGATGCCCGATGGCTCAGGCTGGAGGAACTCGCGAGCCTGAAAACCACCGAAGGGCTTGCCGAGATTGTCGCCACAGCCTTCGAACGGATGAAAATCGCGGGCTGA
- a CDS encoding TIGR02301 family protein has product MRTLSAIAAIALLASAQLSAQSPAYAQRAAEPPAAPPQIQGGPAPFEPDLMRLAEILGALQYLRTLCGANEGQKWREQMQALLDAEATTADRKNRMVTSFNRGYRSFQQSYRTCTPAANVAVRRYLEEGSKISREITARYTN; this is encoded by the coding sequence ATGCGTACCCTTTCCGCCATTGCGGCCATCGCACTGCTCGCCTCGGCGCAGCTGTCGGCCCAAAGTCCGGCCTATGCGCAGCGGGCGGCCGAGCCGCCGGCGGCTCCCCCGCAGATTCAAGGCGGGCCCGCGCCATTCGAGCCCGACCTGATGCGGCTCGCCGAAATTCTGGGGGCGCTGCAATACCTGCGCACGCTGTGCGGCGCCAACGAAGGCCAGAAATGGCGCGAGCAGATGCAAGCTCTGCTCGATGCCGAAGCGACGACCGCGGATCGCAAGAACCGCATGGTGACGAGCTTCAACCGCGGCTACCGCAGCTTCCAACAGTCCTATCGCACCTGCACTCCGGCCGCGAACGTGGCGGTGCGGCGTTATCTCGAGGAAGGCTCGAAGATCTCGCGCGAGATCACGGCGCGCTACACCAACTAA